The sequence below is a genomic window from Mercenaria mercenaria strain notata chromosome 14, MADL_Memer_1, whole genome shotgun sequence.
CCAACTAAACAGGCTGtggatacattttgtataattttctaGGAGGCCAATGATCCTTATCATCAGAAAAATCTAGTGTAAGCATCATATCGCGCGCCAAGACTTAATTGTTTTTCGCTGTCGTCAGTTAACAATGGTTCCAAAAAACAGCAGTCGCAAGCTAGAACGATTGTGTCATTTATTCCATTCTTCAATAAAATAGTTACGAGTAATACAGCTATATTTCACTAAGTTAAGTAGTTTTCTGTTGATTcattaaaagtttttattatgaGAAGCAGATGTATGCCCGTCGTCAACACATCAATAATTAACCATTAGCCttgcagcctgatcatggtctgcactgttcgccattcagtcagtatcttttttggtaatcaccccttttaacagttaatggtactgtccaaattgaaagatggacaagttcattacagaaatttagcagggtaagggttaaaactggTTGATAGGGTATGAGGAAATGGATCGGCGCTATCGGAATCTGGTGCGACTCCGCAGGGCAAGTGTTCGGTGCGTTCAGATTTGGTGCTTCATGTCGACACGATACAATTacaataatttagaaataaattaaaatacatatgtgCAAGGAAAACACAGTCAAATGGGAATGTCTGgcatattttttaatcatttaagtTTTTGAGGTATGGACAGTAAATTTAAGTACCCGTTTAGCACACCTATCTTTTACTTTGTTACTGAAttgtgatattttatattttatttcaaaataaaaataaaagaagaacccttatcatgctggtcacgactgattctgcctttgtgaccagtgttgatcatgattagcctgcaaatcaatgcagtctgatcaagatttgcactgttcgccattcagacggtatctttttggtaagcacccctttagacagttaatggcactgtcaaaaatgaaagatggacaagttcattatagaaatttagcagggtgacaGCTAAGATACTGTCATGTAGCAGATTGATATTTCAGGTTGCAGAGTACTGGTAATTAGTCTGTTCAGCTCGTCAAAACAGTGTTCAGATAATTTAAGTTATAaagatgttttttgtttgtttctagtttcatgaatatttcataattaaCCACCTGCGTGTAAGATTCTACGAGAATAACTGTAAAATTTCCAGTGCTCAGGTAAATTGGTCCCCTTGATACTACAGTAAAACACTGGCACCCATCTATTTTTTGGAGATCCTTTCTATCCCTTGTGCTTTTCAGTAAACGTTGCTGTATTTTATCAAACAAGATACGAAAAATCTTTTCATGAAACAGTGAACTTTATAAATCGTTGGGTCTGACTTGTCGACGTAGCGTTGTACAATAAGTATAGGTTTAAGTTGAATACAACGGTTTTAAGACATTAATTTCGAGCGAGCGTTAGCGAAGCGagaaataaatatcttaaaacagCCGTATTTAACTTAAAACTATCTTACAGTAAGCCCCAGGTACAGGTACAGTGTTATTGGGCTGAGTCTATTAAATcgtaaacatttgagccgcgccatgagaaaaccaacatagtgggtgtgcgaacagcatggatccagaccagcctgcgcatccgcgcagtctggtcaggatccatgctgttcgttaacagtttctccaattccaataggctttaaaagcgaacagcatggagcctgaccagactgcgcggatgcgcaggctggtctggatccatgctggtcgcacacccactatgttggttttcccatgacacggctcatttaacAATTAAACCGTTTAATCCCTTGTGGGATTCTTGTCATCTTTCTTCAACTTTAACTTATTAACTGCACGTACATTTCGAGCTAGAGTTTTGTTACTGACTTTGTTTAGAAATGTTACAGACATAAGAAACGCACACCGAATTTTCTCTTTAACAAACAGATGGTATTTTTCACTGCTGTTTACAAGCCTAACCGATTGCTTAATTCaactcattgttgttgttttttgtttaccaCCGGTGCTGTACTGAAAAGGGTTCTTCATATTTTGTGCAGTATAAAGATAGACATGTTTACTAATCATTGTAACACAGTCTGCCCATGTGCACACATAAGTTATTTACGATACTTCATCAGGCTCAACGTGAATTCCGAAATACACGCGTACAGCAGGCGCTTCCatgcccgagtggttaaggtcttcGAATCAcgcccccccaccaccacccacACCCACACATAACCTCGTCCCTCGCTTGATGAAATAATATTAagaggggaacctggggtcttccttcaccatcaaagctgtaaaagtcgccatatgacatcaACTGTGACGGCGTGACTCTATACCCAACAAAACCTTTGTAATTCCTGAACGTATCAGCTACGGCTAGGAATACAACGAAATCGATCACGGAGAATCTCTTAACTGGCTGATAGCGAAGCATGCGATAATGCTGGCCTTtagaataataatgataataactttatttaaaaagggtaacatatttggctatagccagtctaacataggGCCCGCTTACTTAAATCTTCATGGTATAAGTTTAAAATCTGGGCAATAtcagaagataaaattatgtgaaagtggttaaagaaaaatgttgtttgtaatccgcgcaccaaaatccttgtaatattttctttgcaaatttaTTAATGAAAATCAACAGAAAAGCTCTAGAAATGGTCCAAGAAACATGTATGCATATTTTCCCCTTGCGTTTCAGTAAAATTTAGGACGGGCGCCTTCGACTTGAAATTACAGAAATTCAACTGATACTTAAGCTACTGGCAAATGAACGCACGTCattaaatatacattgtatataataaCTTGTTGGCTTTTGGTAAAATTTGTAGTGCCGGCTTTTATAGAACTGTCAACCGAACGTTGAAGAAATTATACCAAAAATGCTGTGTACATCCTTTGAAATTAATCAGTTTTTATCATGTCACGTTAATTAAAGGCCAAGTTCACAATCTCTTTTGAACCTCAGTAAAGAATGTTTCATGGGCATCTGCTGGATAAGTTTATTGAAACGTAATTACATACTGTGATGTACTACCTCATTCATGTAAAAGTTTCAAAAGCGATTATCAATATGTGACAACGAATGCGATTTgtcttcttatttttttttgccattttagcGACAATGTATTCCGATTCCGATATTCTAATCAATATCCACtgtcttttttcttcatttgataTGTTAATATTCTTTATGCGGGCTAGATAATTGTGTTTTAGTAATAAATACGTCATTTCCGCATTATGGCGACATTGGAAAGTCTGTACTTGAAACTGAAGAATGCTGTGAACTCCTGGAATAGGATCGTTTCCTAAACGGACTTCCATACAGTGACCTTGGTGTGACGGCTGCACTGCTGTATCCCGAACTAAAAGCCCCGTTTGACATCGGGGAACCAGGTCTTCCCTCAAGGTCTGTGTTGATTCCCGGCAGTTGACTTATAAAAATCACCATTTTGCGGTGACTTTTTATCTTTAGGTCGGAACAATAGTATCCCATGATAGACCAGGGCATGACGGTTGACGTGATCTCGTACCGGAACTGCGGAGATGCGCACGCGATCGTTTTTTCCAGCAGATACAATATCCCAGGAAGCACCTGCGCAGCGTTCAATGACTTCAGAGAAACCAGGGAACAATTTCCGTTTTCGCAGCAGTGGAGAGAAAGGAATATACCTAAGAGATCTCGGAGATCCTGTTCGTTTTCACATTTGGCAATAAAAGTTGACAGCGAATCGTACGTTTGAAACATGTCCCTACACACCATTGGACATTCTGTGTGAATAATGTCCTTGATGTTGACATGAGTGGTTGCCAAGTTCAGCGCGTGCTTGACTTTGTCATGTAAGCGTTCAAAGACTAACCAGACGAGATACGTTCTCAATGACCAGACGAACAACCCCGCCAACGTGTCCCGCCATGTTGCACCCATGTACCGGCATGGGAGACTCGAGCTGATATCTCGTATAACAGTGATCCTTGGACGTTTCCTGCAGTAGTTGTTCACAGGGATTATTTTACACATTGGCCACGGATCTTCCTCCAACATGAACTCGACCTCATGACGCCATTTCCGGCCTGCGTAGTTGAAGCACTCACGCAGATAATATATCTCTAACTCTGCATCTGTTTCATCCTGATTTTTAACCATATGCACAGGTCCTCCAGGTTTAAATATGTCATATTTCTCAAATTCCTCGTGCACTGTCTTAGTAATTAAAAGTCTCGACACTGATTTGTCTTCTGCGGGGTAAtctaaaacttctagaaaataaatattcatatttgtgAATATACTTTCCTTCTCGTCATGTGAAAGGGGTATAGCTAGTTTGATGTTACCAAGCGACGTTTGCTCTTCAGGTCCGAGGCGTTCTTCCAAGTCGGGTTTGAACCAGAGTCCTCGTATCATGTGATAGTCTCTGAGCACACTGTAGTCATCCGTAGCCTGCAAAGTTGTGCTTTGGCTCGCAAAAATTGGTACAGCATCGTCAAACGTAAGAATGCTTGTGACGCAATCAAATTTTGTGTAGTACGTCTGCAGGACTGGTGAAAGTTGGTCAGTTTTTAAAGTTCCGGAGATGAGATAGTACTGACGTGCATCATGGGAAGGTCGCCACAAGGTCAGAGTGTCGTCCAACAGATAGATGTCTCTGATCTTCAGAAGTGGGGGAACCTTTCTAACATCTTGCTCCTGcaatgtgaaaaaaatacatgtttcagTCTATAACTTGGATCAGGTTTGGCTCCGCGATTAAGGGATTACCAGAGACGCTCGGGATATATTACACTGGCCGTACCTttatcaagtggttccaacgttgtctGAGTCGTGATATTTCTAAGGGACTGAGTGGACGAATTCGGACATTTCCGGTTTTGTGCGGGACCGTTGTTTataccggtatataccggatcAAATGAGAACGACGAGCGTCCAGCCTGTTTCTTAGCACAGGGTTTCCTAAAACACTCAACGGGGGAAGACTTTTTTGACAACGTTTGAGAACATCGCATTATACTGTACAGTGCTTGTCGGGATCGACAAAGAATAAAGACAAAGAATgcgtatttttttttagaaatatttaggTCGTCTGAAATCAGCCagttaaagccccaacttttatGGCAGTgagttttgtaggaggagcctatcaaataacaacgctactctaggctgtctgtcagctaaaaatagctcactttcaatgattcacaggcaaatgtaaacaatggtcagttgaagaagaaatttgaactagtttgcatgttttgatggttaaaaactatttttatccATATTGTGCATCCGTATCAGTATTaatcctatgaaaaattgagtcaagactagcattcctgatttttaattttgtttatgtaaatttaacaatgaaactcaaaattaaacattcatttaactaaaattctgtcattgcaggctggtccattaattgagataacctagcaataaatgtagaaataatagaCTATTTAAGTCTGGGATGCAGAACAATACACATAAATTAGCAAGTGCTGCTGTGATaaggactaataaaaatgataagctatttgaaataatattcatCACTGTATGTCTCTAATTAGTAGttccctatttctttaaaacatttttttatgatatgacatattataaagatataactgtagaaatgactatgatattctatttggtttaaaaattcaaaattactttctggaGAAGTTTTGCAATTCACTCTAGGTGTTATTTCCATTGATACATATGCAGCCTTCTGACGATCAGGTTTGTTGATGAAATTAACCatgtgggaattgtttacattctctgttcctctagggttcatgacctcattagcttCTCCCGGctaattcaaatttttggcagttaggtttaaataattttttgaaacaatacttcaacattttttgttttaaaaaataaaatcaccaattgataaagaatatttcaatgtgtatttatgcatttttttcataactttttattcagtggtttatttaaaattttgaaaaagggctctctgatgtgaaacatgcataatttatataaaaacctgccccagcaccatcttgtggcttttatatggcagttgggggtttaagcACTGTATGTAATCATGATAATGCGAGATtctaaaaaatgacaaaattcggATTTgaccaaagaactataaaattattttcatagcTATTTGGATTGAGAAAACGGAACAAATCTCAGCTAACAATTGCGTTTCATGCGCACCATTCAGTAACAGGTAAAAATTCCTTTAGAATTTATACGGAATTCAACACCCTGCCAATGTGACACGTACAAGTGCAGTTTTCATCCGAATTACAAGGGGAGTAAAATATTATGTGAAAAGTAATTAAGCTAGACTatgttacttcccttgtcttaATTTATTTACGGCTTTAATAGTTATCTCCCTTGCCGATGCATGCcgtttttttctttaatcttttttttttactgtgcAAAACTGGCCGATaataatcttaaaaaataaagaatgttttaaaagtaactcaaaaattaattttgtgtcgATTTATTATCTTTCATAGTTAAAAGAACTTTGCAGTTGTAAAATagtttatatagaaatattttcaacacCTGCAGCATGTATCCGGTGTGGTCTAGTGGTTAGGATTCCTGGTTTTCACCcaggcggcccgggttcgattcccggcaccggaacatttttttttttttacttttttccaagCGACATTTCCAAGCGACATTTCCAGCATCGGAACATTTATCAATTTATGAACGATGTATTCTCATATAACATCGATACACGTTTCGTTTGTATATATACTATCTAAATGTTTTGTCAAACTGCATTTGACAAAAGCGTGCACgtgttactcgaaatttcgagttactaacttcCATAGTTTACGTTGAGGTATAAGTACTGGCTGTGAATAGATGCCTCGTGCAGCACTCAGGTAGTCCGAGACGGTCGTAAAGACCGGGCAGCGTTCGCTCTTACAAAAGACCAACCATTTCaatggttttcgacctggttcgagccccTTCCATCGGGTTTCACAATACATATGAATGAGGGTGTActctggatacagtttgaaaactGGGGTAGCTCTAGAGACTATGTCATACACATTTTTAAAGTAGCGTAGTAACGTTTTAAAACCTTTGACGTTCAAACTAATACCTcgataaatttaagaaatagagCGTACGTGACACTTTTGTTCTTACTTAAAATCTGGCATTAAAATGagttttttaagattttataaaaagttaACATAATAACATAAATTGCATATTAGACCAGTGTGTTGTAAAACATACTATCTGCGAAACCTGTAATATTTGTCCGATGCTCTGCCGACAGAGTTACCCGGTCGcttgcacatttttttttgttgaacttctttcataaagtttaaactttatgttaaaaacagatgaaacacaCTATGCATAATTTTATGGTTAGAAAAGtgatacttttaatactgcacatgaacttttacgATTAGAGCCATAaaggaggtgtgtgtgtgtgtgtgtgtgtgtgtgtgcgtgtgcgtgtgcgtgcgcgtgtgtaTGAGtaggtggggggagggggagagataacaaaaacaaaaacaacaataaattcaATTGAACTATCTACTATATTCATtagtattcatttttttgacaaatatcagagaaaacaattatcgaaaatcatttaacaaaatatttttgttgttgtattaaaACATCACCAATAAAGGTATTATGACCCTGTAAGTACCAAAAAATGATGACAGAAACAACTATCAAAATTTATGATAGTAgattactttatttaaaaaataatattctcttCAATCAATGTttgtgagctaataaaacaagagaaccatgatCCTGTATCGTTCACCTGACTCACTTCTTACATCTTCAAACGTCATGGATACAGCTTTCAGAAAGAAAAATGGCTTCTGAAATTTTAACTTACAACGTTTATTTGACAAAATGACATCCTGTTtctgacaaacattttgaaaaaagtttctgAAGATAAGTTAAAAAATGTTGCCTCTAATGTATTTATAAGCTTTTTTATGATTTAACCTAATGATACAGCTTTTTACCTAAgattacccagtttcgaacattgCCTAGACTCCACAAAtaaaacattctgataaatttaCATTAAGACAAGGTAGAAATGGTCGCCTTTGGCTTTCATatcctttgaccttgtgacttcATGTTTGAAACTAGAATAactcagtttcaaatttaatctaAAATACAAACGATCTGACCATGTGTTAGATAAATTTCTCTCTATATAGAGTTAACAAAGTTTTCTATGACTTGACATAGTGatagttttgacccaagatggTCCACTTTCGAACTAGACTTAGATTCTCTAAAGACACTCATTCTCACAAGGATCAGGGCTTTGTTAACAGTGTTTTACTATGATCTAGCCAAGTAGTTTCGCAGATCCCAGTTTCAATCTTGCATAGATTTCATAAGGGCAAACATTCCGACAAAGTATCATGTAAATCAGGTCAAGAATATGGCCtcttttaaaacagttaataTTTTGCTATGTCGGACTTCACCAACAGACCTAATTTATCaaccaagatgacccagtttttaatatgacatagatttcataagaaaaacatttattaccGACGGACGAAGACAGGCGACGGACAAAGGGGAATCACAATATCTCACCTAAATTGAGCCTTTGGTTAAAAAAATACATGACTTCCATCCTGGCAAATAAACACAACAGGTTTTCACTGGTCATGGTATTATAGTAATTTGATTAATGTATGTAGGCTTCATATAAGATAACTGTATTACGTACTAATTAAGCCATATATGGCCCATGTACATGCTGcagtataaaatacaatgcgaAAACATACGGAGTATTTTAGcaatcataaaaagaaaatacagtatatgtacaaattttcaaatcattGCTGCtgcatttgcttttattttacctACATGGATAAGACGCATTTTAAGACACTGAATTGTCATTTTGAGTATCATATTCACTGCTGGATGGTTCTTCGAACAAAATTCTATGTGCCTCTTCCTCCGACAGTTCGTTGGCTACACAATTTAGTTGTGATTTGGATTTCAAGAAAGACAATCTGTTGTACGCATGCTCTGTGAACTCAAAAAGTCTCAGCTCAGTTGCAAGGTCATGACCTATTTGCGCATGCTCTAGGGCGCGCACGAAATTCCCCCGTCTAAACTGGAAATCGCATTTAGCTAAACGAAAATGCATATCGAGGATTTTTGAGATTGCAATGTCCGAGTCTTCCAAATGGTTCAGGTACTGACCAGCCGTATGAATGTCGTCTGCAGGTGGGGTTAGAGAGTTCATCGTAAGTCCATTGTCTCCACATCGCAGCAACAGTATGGCTAATCGACACAGAGCGTAACCGAAACCAAATGGTCCATCTTTCCCGCCATCTCTTTTAAAATTCGTCATTGACCTCTGGAAGCTTGTTTTTGCGCTTTCAAACAGACGCTCGTAGACCTGACAAGCGTTTGGACTCCGTAGATTCAGACATGAGAGTTGAGCAGTTTTGTTTCGAGCATCGTTGATGTACAGCCAACCGGCTGCTCTTCCAGTGCATCCAACAGGGTCAGTTTCAAGAATCATCACAGCTTCGTCTAGAGTGGTTTGAAGCTTTTCCAGCTTCTTCCGGGTGATATACATTCGTGTTTTTGCTGTGAAAAGTTCGAGCAAGAAGTAGCGAGGGTTAGTCGTTTTAGGTACAAGAGCCATTGTGGAATCGATACGAGATTTTGCAGAATcaaagtttgtttgaaacaaatcccTGCTTGTCTGGAGGTAACCAATTATGCACATGAGGTCATAGTTACTAGAAAATCGAGATTGAAGCTTGCCAGATGTTTCTTCGAATTTTGAAAAATCTCCTTGATTTATTAGCGTGCTCAAGTAGTTGAACGCCACGGTCAATCGTTTGCTTAGCTTTTGGCTTTGAATAGCTGTAATTTGTTTAGGTACTATCTCTCTTCGATCATCTGTTTTACTATCATGTTCCTGCGAAACGTCTGTTGAATTTGGAATATCATTCACCTGCGATCTTTTCTTGTGTTTTCTTTTCCCATAG
It includes:
- the LOC123527132 gene encoding uncharacterized protein LOC123527132 codes for the protein MDEDMEQDVRKVPPLLKIRDIYLLDDTLTLWRPSHDARQYYLISGTLKTDQLSPVLQTYYTKFDCVTSILTFDDAVPIFASQSTTLQATDDYSVLRDYHMIRGLWFKPDLEERLGPEEQTSLGNIKLAIPLSHDEKESIFTNMNIYFLEVLDYPAEDKSVSRLLITKTVHEEFEKYDIFKPGGPVHMVKNQDETDAELEIYYLRECFNYAGRKWRHEVEFMLEEDPWPMCKIIPVNNYCRKRPRITVIRDISSSLPCRYMGATWRDTLAGLFVWSLRTYLVWLVFERLHDKVKHALNLATTHVNIKDIIHTECPMVCRDMFQTYDSLSTFIAKCENEQDLRDLLGIFLSLHCCENGNCSLVSLKSLNAAQVLPGILYLLEKTIACASPQFRYEITSTVMPWSIMGYYCSDLKIKSHRKMVIFISQLPGINTDLEGRPGSPMSNGAFSSGYSSAAVTPRSLYGSPFRKRSYSRSSQHSSVSSTDFPMSP